Proteins from a genomic interval of Synechococcus sp. A15-28:
- a CDS encoding DUF751 family protein: MREFFLNVTRYPRYLVAFTLGVMNSVAEPLAQRRSNPVTAVALIGALISGFISLSLVLRAMVTSAPMA; encoded by the coding sequence ATGCGGGAGTTCTTTCTCAACGTCACCCGCTACCCCCGCTATCTGGTGGCCTTCACCCTCGGGGTGATGAATTCCGTCGCTGAGCCCCTGGCCCAGCGACGCAGCAATCCCGTGACCGCCGTGGCCTTGATCGGAGCGCTGATCAGCGGATTCATCAGCCTGAGCCTGGTGTTGCGTGCCATGGTGACCTCAGCACCGATGGCGTGA
- the rbfA gene encoding 30S ribosome-binding factor RbfA: MAQGRRVERVAALIRKETSELLINGIRDERVHQGMVSITDVEVSGDLQHCKIFVSIFGDQASQPQVMEGLQAASGYLRGELGRRLQMRRAPEVVFQLDRGIEKGTSVLGLLNKLEDERKERGEIPAGSDELPSE, from the coding sequence ATGGCACAGGGTCGTCGAGTCGAGCGGGTCGCGGCCCTGATCCGCAAGGAAACCAGTGAACTGCTGATCAATGGCATCCGCGATGAACGGGTGCACCAAGGGATGGTGAGCATCACCGACGTGGAAGTCTCTGGGGATCTGCAGCACTGCAAGATCTTCGTAAGCATTTTTGGTGATCAGGCCAGCCAGCCGCAGGTGATGGAGGGGTTGCAGGCCGCCAGCGGTTACCTGCGCGGTGAACTCGGCAGGAGGCTGCAGATGCGCCGCGCGCCGGAAGTGGTGTTCCAGCTGGACCGCGGCATCGAGAAGGGCACCTCCGTACTGGGTCTGCTCAACAAGCTCGAGGATGAGCGCAAGGAGCGAGGGGAGATTCCGGCGGGAAGCGATGAGCTGCCGTCCGAGTGA
- a CDS encoding glycoside hydrolase family 3 N-terminal domain-containing protein, giving the protein MSCRPSDPLQRQVAELLVVRASGHLDDQQRRYPQWELSNRELQRLLNSGVGGVILLGGSAMELQQRTRQLQGWSDQPLLLCADVEEGVGQRFEGASWLVPPLALGRLHQNDPEQAIALAESYGHCTADQARLCGLNWVLGPVCDVNNNPANPVINVRAWGEDPTTAGALAAAFQRGLSRGGVLGCAKHFPGHGDTSSDSHLDLPVLPHSRERLEQLEFPPFRAAIAAGVDSVMTAHLLLPQLDPEQPATLSSVVLTDLLRGTLGFNGLVVTDALVMEAITARHGPAEAAVLAFEAGADLILMPADADAAISGISQAIAQGRIPIQRLHQALKRRREALAKVQPPAPALPIPTPEERQLEQHLVAASLEQSGPATIPAAAGINLIRVDAAWPCPALNGSAPALRLPEQQGYRSVVVHGLGVSPWQDDPDAPLALERLGDGPIVLQLFLRGNPFRGERDRQEPWCAAVQQLQRLDRLAGLIVYGSPYLWEALRSMLHPSIPAGFSPGQMPEAQRQLLSRLLQSQAKRPASRDFTD; this is encoded by the coding sequence ATGAGCTGCCGTCCGAGTGATCCGCTGCAGCGGCAGGTGGCCGAACTGCTGGTGGTGCGCGCCAGCGGCCACCTCGATGATCAGCAACGCCGCTACCCCCAGTGGGAGCTCAGCAACCGCGAACTGCAGCGGCTGTTGAACAGCGGAGTGGGCGGGGTGATCCTGCTGGGCGGCAGCGCCATGGAACTGCAGCAGCGCACCCGCCAGCTGCAGGGCTGGAGCGATCAGCCCCTGCTGCTGTGTGCCGATGTGGAGGAGGGCGTCGGTCAACGCTTTGAAGGGGCGAGCTGGCTGGTGCCCCCCCTGGCTCTGGGGCGACTGCATCAGAACGATCCGGAACAGGCCATCGCCCTGGCGGAGAGTTACGGCCACTGCACCGCAGACCAGGCCAGGCTCTGCGGCTTGAACTGGGTGCTGGGCCCGGTCTGCGACGTCAACAACAATCCGGCCAACCCGGTGATCAACGTGCGGGCATGGGGTGAAGACCCCACAACCGCTGGCGCTCTGGCCGCTGCTTTTCAACGGGGTCTGAGCCGTGGCGGCGTGTTGGGCTGCGCCAAGCACTTCCCGGGCCATGGCGACACCTCCAGCGATTCCCACCTGGACCTGCCGGTGCTGCCCCACAGCCGTGAACGGCTGGAGCAGCTGGAGTTCCCGCCCTTCCGTGCCGCCATCGCCGCCGGGGTCGACAGCGTGATGACCGCCCATCTGCTGCTGCCGCAGCTGGATCCCGAGCAGCCCGCCACCCTGTCGAGCGTCGTGCTCACCGACCTGCTGCGCGGCACGTTGGGCTTCAACGGATTGGTGGTGACGGATGCTCTGGTGATGGAGGCGATCACCGCGCGCCATGGCCCCGCGGAGGCTGCGGTGCTGGCCTTTGAAGCCGGCGCGGATCTCATCCTCATGCCCGCCGATGCCGATGCCGCCATCTCCGGCATCAGCCAGGCCATTGCCCAGGGACGGATCCCGATCCAACGGCTGCATCAGGCTCTGAAACGTCGTCGTGAAGCGCTGGCGAAGGTGCAGCCGCCAGCCCCGGCACTCCCCATACCCACCCCTGAGGAACGGCAGCTGGAGCAGCATTTGGTGGCCGCCAGCCTGGAACAGTCAGGTCCTGCCACCATCCCTGCCGCCGCAGGCATCAACCTCATCCGGGTCGATGCGGCCTGGCCCTGCCCCGCGCTCAACGGTTCAGCCCCGGCCCTGCGCTTACCAGAACAGCAGGGATACCGCAGCGTGGTGGTGCATGGCCTGGGGGTCTCCCCCTGGCAGGACGACCCCGACGCCCCCTTGGCCCTGGAGCGCTTGGGCGATGGCCCGATCGTGCTGCAGCTGTTTTTGCGGGGAAATCCCTTCCGCGGGGAACGCGACCGGCAGGAGCCCTGGTGCGCGGCCGTGCAACAGCTGCAACGGCTGGATCGGCTGGCCGGCTTGATCGTCTATGGCAGTCCCTACCTCTGGGAGGCGCTCCGCTCGATGCTGCACCCCTCGATCCCGGCTGGATTCAGCCCGGGGCAGATGCCGGAAGCGCAGCGCCAACTGCTCAGCCGTCTGCTGCAATCCCAGGCTAAACGCCCTGCGAGCCGCGACTTCACCGACTGA
- a CDS encoding glycosyltransferase yields MLSFSMIVRNEEARLADCLASVRELADEMVVVDTGSTDATIAVAEAAGARVEQVEWPGDFAPARNTALTFLNGDWVLVLDADEQLRPEVIPSLKALMAQPDVLVINLLRYEVGAAMAPYSSVSRLFRRHPAIRWSRPYHSMIDDSVGELLASEPQWRIADCSEPAILHDGYRPELLAGTDKAERLRQAMQSELDTRPGDPYASAKLGGLMISEGQHDQAIPLLRRGLDQATGDSAERYELLLHLGLALTPRDPSGAVACYRQALDIPLDARISLGARLNLAARLMEQGELDEAIALTQTATQRAPEVALGWYNLGLMLRRRGDIAAALEAYSRAVELDPDNAACHQNRAVALLLGGDIEGARAAFRTAITLLETQGRPVDAQALRSKAQGIVKLDMEPIA; encoded by the coding sequence ATGCTCAGCTTCTCCATGATCGTGCGCAACGAGGAGGCGCGGCTGGCGGATTGCCTGGCCTCTGTGCGGGAGCTTGCGGACGAGATGGTTGTGGTGGATACCGGCTCCACCGACGCCACCATCGCCGTGGCCGAAGCGGCCGGTGCTCGCGTGGAACAGGTTGAATGGCCAGGCGATTTCGCCCCCGCCCGCAACACAGCCCTCACCTTTCTCAACGGGGACTGGGTGCTGGTGCTGGATGCCGATGAACAGCTGCGACCGGAGGTGATCCCCAGCCTCAAGGCCTTGATGGCCCAGCCCGATGTGCTGGTGATCAATCTGCTGCGTTACGAGGTGGGGGCCGCCATGGCGCCCTACTCCAGTGTCAGCCGTCTGTTCCGCCGCCATCCCGCCATCCGCTGGAGCCGGCCGTATCACTCGATGATCGACGACAGCGTCGGCGAGCTGCTGGCCAGCGAACCCCAATGGCGCATCGCCGACTGCAGCGAACCAGCCATCCTTCACGACGGCTACCGGCCGGAACTGCTGGCCGGCACCGACAAAGCCGAGCGCTTGCGCCAGGCCATGCAGAGCGAATTGGACACCCGGCCTGGTGATCCCTACGCCAGCGCCAAGCTCGGTGGACTGATGATCAGCGAAGGACAGCACGACCAGGCCATCCCGCTGCTGCGCCGCGGCCTGGATCAAGCCACAGGCGACAGCGCGGAACGGTACGAGTTGCTGCTGCACCTGGGTCTGGCCCTCACTCCCAGAGATCCGAGCGGTGCCGTGGCCTGTTATCGCCAGGCTCTGGACATTCCCCTCGATGCCCGGATCAGCCTCGGGGCACGCCTCAACCTGGCGGCCCGGCTGATGGAGCAAGGCGAGCTCGATGAAGCCATCGCTCTCACCCAGACCGCCACCCAGCGGGCCCCGGAAGTGGCCCTCGGTTGGTACAACCTCGGCCTGATGCTGCGCCGCCGCGGCGACATCGCAGCGGCCCTTGAGGCCTACAGCCGCGCTGTGGAGCTCGACCCCGATAACGCGGCCTGCCATCAGAACCGCGCCGTCGCGCTGCTGCTGGGGGGTGACATCGAAGGGGCGCGCGCCGCCTTCCGCACCGCGATCACCCTGCTGGAGACCCAGGGGCGACCCGTCGATGCCCAGGCCCTGCGCAGCAAGGCCCAGGGCATCGTCAAGCTGGACATGGAGCCCATCGCTTGA
- a CDS encoding uroporphyrinogen-III synthase, translating to MSQPLQNCTVVVTRAADQQGEARRLLQAQGAQVLDLPALVIGPPDDWRPLDDALAELEEFHWLVVSSANGVQAVEQRLQRQGGSLLRRPANLRIAAVGRKTARALDDLGAEADFVPPSFVADSLIEHFPVSGYGLRMLLPRVQSGGRTVLAEAFGEAGVRVVEVAAYESRCPDAMPDGTADALAAGTVDALLFSSGKTAAHTAQLLLQRFGPGWEERLASSKIVSIGPQTSQSCRQSFGRVDGEADPHDLEGLVDACCRLLR from the coding sequence TTGAGCCAGCCGCTGCAGAACTGCACGGTGGTGGTGACCCGCGCCGCCGACCAACAGGGAGAAGCCAGGCGCCTGCTGCAAGCCCAGGGTGCGCAGGTGCTCGACCTCCCCGCTCTGGTGATCGGCCCCCCGGACGACTGGCGCCCCCTGGACGATGCCCTGGCGGAGCTGGAGGAGTTTCACTGGCTGGTGGTATCCAGCGCCAATGGGGTGCAGGCGGTGGAACAGCGCTTGCAACGCCAGGGGGGCAGCCTGTTGCGGCGACCGGCCAACCTGCGCATCGCCGCCGTTGGTCGCAAAACCGCCAGAGCCCTTGACGATCTCGGCGCAGAGGCGGATTTCGTGCCGCCAAGCTTCGTGGCCGACAGCCTGATCGAACACTTTCCCGTGTCCGGCTATGGCCTGCGGATGCTCCTGCCGAGGGTGCAAAGCGGTGGCAGAACCGTGCTGGCGGAGGCCTTCGGGGAAGCGGGGGTGAGGGTGGTTGAAGTGGCGGCCTATGAGTCCCGCTGCCCCGACGCCATGCCGGATGGCACCGCCGATGCCCTGGCGGCTGGAACCGTGGACGCGCTGCTGTTCAGCAGCGGCAAGACGGCCGCCCACACGGCACAACTGCTGCTGCAGCGCTTCGGGCCAGGCTGGGAAGAGCGGCTGGCCTCGTCGAAGATCGTGTCCATCGGCCCCCAGACCAGCCAGAGCTGCCGCCAGTCGTTCGGTCGCGTCGATGGGGAAGCCGATCCCCATGACCTGGAGGGGCTGGTGGACGCCTGCTGCCGGCTACTGAGGTGA
- a CDS encoding SRPBCC family protein, producing MGRWLDHSVTTDVQAPVDRVWAVWSDLEAMPKWMRWIESVKTLEDPDLTDWTLAAQGFRFHWKARITQRVEAQQLHWESVGGLPTKGAVRFYPEPGDRTVVKLSVSYELPMVLAPLMEPSILGGIVTKELQANLDRFRDLVEKGS from the coding sequence ATGGGACGCTGGCTCGACCACTCCGTCACCACGGATGTTCAGGCCCCTGTGGATCGGGTCTGGGCCGTGTGGAGCGATCTCGAGGCCATGCCCAAGTGGATGCGCTGGATCGAATCGGTGAAGACCCTCGAGGATCCGGATCTCACCGACTGGACCCTGGCGGCCCAGGGATTTCGCTTCCACTGGAAAGCGCGGATCACGCAGCGGGTGGAGGCGCAGCAGCTGCACTGGGAATCTGTTGGCGGACTTCCCACCAAAGGTGCAGTTCGCTTCTATCCCGAGCCCGGTGATCGCACCGTGGTGAAGCTCAGCGTCAGCTACGAATTGCCGATGGTCTTGGCACCGTTGATGGAGCCCAGCATCCTGGGGGGGATTGTGACGAAGGAGCTGCAGGCCAACCTTGATCGTTTCCGGGATCTGGTGGAAAAGGGGAGCTGA
- the zds gene encoding 9,9'-di-cis-zeta-carotene desaturase: MRVAIVGSGLAGLSAAVDLVDAGHKVNLYEARPFMGGKVGSWVDDGGNHIEMGLHVFFFNYANLFALMRKVGAFENLLPKQHTHLFVNEGGDLRELDFRFPIGAPFNGLKAFFTTPQLSWIDKLRNALALGTSPIVRGLVDYEGAMRTIRALDSVSFQDWFVGHGGSPESIRRMWNPIAYALGFIDCEAISARCMLTIFMMFASKTEASKLNLLKGSPHRWLTGPILDYIQQRGGTLHLRHRVKQVEYSDGDTPEVTALQLGTPEGDIRVEADAYLAACDVPGIQKLLPDDWRRFPQFDAIHQLEAVPVATVQLRYDGWVTELGESQDAQRRDVATPTGLNNLLYTADADFSCFADLALASPEDYRKEGEGSLLQCVLTPGDPWIPKSVDEIVAHTDRQVRALFPSARDLKLTWSNVVKLAQSLYREAPGMEPYRPDQRTPIQNFFLAGSYTRQDYIDSMEGATMSGHLAAAAILDQPVRLATNAAVA; the protein is encoded by the coding sequence GTGCGGGTCGCGATTGTCGGTTCCGGTCTCGCGGGCCTCTCCGCTGCGGTGGACCTGGTGGATGCCGGGCATAAGGTGAATCTCTATGAGGCTCGCCCGTTCATGGGCGGCAAGGTGGGCAGTTGGGTTGATGACGGCGGCAACCACATCGAAATGGGGTTGCATGTGTTCTTTTTCAATTACGCCAATCTCTTCGCCTTGATGCGGAAGGTGGGCGCCTTTGAAAACCTGCTGCCCAAGCAGCACACCCACCTGTTCGTGAACGAGGGTGGTGACCTGCGGGAACTGGATTTCCGCTTCCCGATCGGGGCTCCCTTCAACGGCCTCAAGGCGTTCTTCACCACGCCACAGCTCAGCTGGATCGACAAGCTGCGCAATGCCCTGGCCCTGGGGACGAGCCCGATCGTGCGGGGCCTGGTGGATTACGAGGGGGCGATGCGCACCATCCGTGCGTTGGATTCCGTCAGCTTCCAGGATTGGTTCGTGGGCCACGGCGGGAGCCCGGAAAGCATCCGTCGCATGTGGAACCCGATCGCCTATGCGCTGGGGTTCATCGATTGCGAGGCGATTTCGGCCCGCTGCATGCTCACCATCTTCATGATGTTTGCGTCCAAGACCGAAGCCTCCAAACTCAATTTGCTCAAGGGATCGCCGCACCGTTGGCTCACCGGTCCGATCCTCGATTACATCCAGCAGCGCGGCGGCACCTTGCATCTGCGCCACCGGGTGAAGCAGGTGGAGTACAGCGATGGCGACACCCCCGAGGTGACCGCTCTGCAGCTGGGCACACCGGAGGGAGACATCCGTGTGGAGGCTGACGCCTATCTCGCCGCCTGCGATGTGCCCGGGATCCAGAAGCTGTTGCCGGACGACTGGCGTCGCTTCCCCCAGTTCGATGCCATCCATCAACTGGAGGCGGTTCCCGTGGCCACGGTGCAGCTTCGTTACGACGGCTGGGTGACGGAACTGGGTGAATCGCAGGACGCCCAGCGCCGGGATGTGGCGACGCCAACCGGTCTGAACAATCTGCTGTATACCGCTGATGCGGATTTCAGCTGCTTTGCGGATCTGGCCCTGGCCAGTCCGGAGGATTACCGCAAGGAGGGAGAGGGGTCCCTGCTGCAGTGTGTGCTGACCCCCGGTGATCCCTGGATTCCCAAATCCGTGGACGAGATCGTGGCCCACACCGATCGCCAGGTGCGTGCCTTGTTCCCTTCTGCTCGCGATCTCAAGCTCACCTGGAGCAACGTGGTGAAGCTGGCGCAGTCGCTCTACCGCGAGGCTCCGGGCATGGAGCCCTACCGCCCTGATCAGCGCACGCCGATTCAGAACTTCTTCCTGGCTGGCAGTTACACCCGCCAGGACTACATCGATTCGATGGAAGGCGCCACGATGAGTGGCCATCTGGCGGCAGCCGCCATCCTGGATCAGCCAGTTAGGCTCGCCACCAACGCAGCTGTGGCTTGA
- a CDS encoding iron-sulfur cluster assembly accessory protein has product MTSTTSPAPAHTAKDGKGILITEPAMQQLAKLCREQGDQQVLRVGVRSGGCSGMSYTMDFVPASDTLEDDETYDYVAANGQGFRVICDPKSLLYIYGMQLDFSTALIGGGFNFTNPNASQTCGCGSSFAV; this is encoded by the coding sequence ATGACCTCAACCACCAGCCCAGCGCCGGCCCACACCGCCAAGGACGGCAAGGGCATCCTGATCACGGAACCCGCCATGCAGCAGCTGGCCAAGCTCTGTCGTGAGCAGGGCGATCAACAGGTGCTGCGGGTGGGGGTCCGCTCCGGGGGCTGCAGCGGCATGAGCTACACGATGGACTTCGTGCCGGCCTCCGACACCCTCGAAGACGACGAGACCTACGACTACGTCGCCGCCAACGGCCAGGGCTTCCGCGTGATCTGCGACCCCAAGAGCCTGCTGTACATCTACGGCATGCAACTGGACTTCAGCACCGCTCTGATCGGCGGAGGCTTCAACTTCACCAACCCCAACGCCAGTCAGACCTGCGGTTGCGGCAGCTCCTTCGCGGTGTGA